Genomic segment of Grus americana isolate bGruAme1 chromosome 27, bGruAme1.mat, whole genome shotgun sequence:
GGTGTTTCCCCAAAAGTAGGATTTGTCTGGTGGTACTCAAGGACTTCCTGAACACTTGGTTTTCCTCAGCCAGCTTCTCAccagtcttttctttcccagctgggGGTAGTGTGATGAGAGTGACCAACCCAAGTGGTTGGGTTTCAGTACTTCACTGAACCTGCACAGAAGGTAGGCAGAAAGCCCTAAGCTCTGTGCTCACCAGAAGGTATGTGGCAACACAGACACAGCTGCCACAGAAGCATGCACCcacccagctctcaggctgcagggagtgtctgaacttggcactggcaggggaaggcagaagtGAGATTGGCTGCctgaggtgtgaccaggtggacgatctgctcagcctggtggcagaactctgtgaagaagtggagaggttaaggagcatcagggaggctgagagagagagataaactgatggagccaagctctgccctccctgagacagaaacagggacagctaaaagaccaaagccaaagtgaaggggaccctgtatcctccccttgccaggcagaaggcagcagcctcaaagaggggaGTCAATAGAAACAAGTCCATGCTCAGCGTGGCAGGcgagccttctcctcctcacccacctcgcTTTCCCACgtacccctgtgcaacaggtaccaggctctggctgtggaaggccactcgaGCGAGGATgtggatgacagtcaagctactccagaggtagcacctaggcccaaaaggcccatgcctCAGGTCAtgaccaccccaacaaagaagaaaaggagagttatagtcataggggactcccttctgaagggtacagagggcccgaTATGCGGGGCAGACCCTCccctcagagaagtctgctgcctccctggggcctgtGTCAAGGACATCACTAGGAAACttcccagcctggtacagccctctgactattacccactgctgctcctccatgtgggcggggatgaagcagagacacataccacaaaagcaatcaaaagggacttcaggctcttgggatggtcactgaaggatttgggagcacaggtaatattctcctccctcctcccaattgagggcagcaatgttgggaggaacaggcagactcagtccataaatgcatggctccgtggctggtgtcaacacCATAACTTTgagttctttgacaatgggacggcctacacggcaccaggcctgatgaaccctgatgggattcatctccctcaaaaaggggaagaggatctttgcccaggaactagcggggctcatcgatagagctttaaactaggctcgaagcgggagggggataacatcaggcttgtcagcaacatgttgtgggatgatgtgcccaggttggagggacagggtgctggtgagggccctcagcctactgctcagagatgtgctagatgcactacagcacgctcgAAGCCTACAGGAGATGAGCCGGGGGctccagatgcaacaggaaccaacatggtaacactgggaagatacatcaaaagaatccagccaccccagccaataagtcagcctcatcgggggcacaactgaaatgcctctacgtgaacgcacggagcatggggaataaacaagaggagctggagacatgtgtgtgcctgcaaggctatgacgttattggcattacagagacatggtgggacagctcctatgactggagtgttgggatggaagggtacaggctctttaggaaggacaggcagggcaggcgaggaggggatGTCACCCTGTATGTcgatgaccagctggagtgcatggagctccacctggggatggaggaggagctcaccgagagcctatgggtcaggattaaaaggagcgctggggcaggggacatcatagcaggggtctgctacaggccacccgaccagggagaccgagcagatgaagccctctataggcagacaggagcagcctcacgctcacaagccctggtccttatgggggacttcaaccaccctgacatctgctggagggacaacgcagctgagcgtatgcaatccaggaagttcctggaatgtgtcgatgacaactttctcctccaagtgatagaggagcccatgaggaggggtgccatgctggaccttattctcaccaataaggagggcctggtaggggacatgaagctcaagggcagccttggctgcagtgaccacgaaatggtggaattcaggatcctcagggcagtgaggagagcactcagcaagctcactaccctggacttcaggagagcagactttggcctcttcagggatctgcctggtagaataccatgggacaaagccctagaaggaagaggggcccaagacagctggctaatattcaagggtcacctcctccaagctcaggagcaatgcatcccaacaaagaggaagtcaagcaaaaacaccaagaagccccccatggatgaacaaggagctcctgggcaaagtcaaacaaaaaaaggaagcctacagagggtggaagcaagggcaggtagcctgggagaagtacagagaaactgtctgagcagccagagatcaggttaggaaagccaaaggcctgatagaaattagtctggcccgggatgtcaaggacaacaagaaaagcttctataggtatgtcagtgagaaaaggaggatgaaggataatgtgggtcccctccggaatgaaacgggtgacctggttacccaggatatggagaaggctgaggtactcaacgacttctttgcctcagtcttcactggcaaatgcttgagccacactgcccaggtcacagaaggcagggactgggagaatgcagaaccgcccactgtaggagaagatcaggttcgagaataaagaacctgaaggtgcacaagtccatgggacctgatgagttgcatccgcgagtcttgagggaactggcggatgaagcggacaggccactcgccatcatatttgagaagtcctggcaatcCAGCGAAGTTcctgccgactggaagagggggaacataacccccatttttaagaagggtaaaaaggaagacccagggaactacaggccagccagtctcacctccgtgcctggcaagattatggagcagaccctcctggagactatgctcaggcacatggaagataaggaggtgattggtgacagccaccatggcttcactaggggcaaatcctgcctgacaaatttggtggccttctatgatggggttacagcattggtggataagggaagggtgacatcatctacctggacttgtgcaaggcatttgacactgtcccacacgacatccttgtctctaaattggagagacatggattcgatggagggaccactcggtggataaggaattggctggatggtcacactcaaagacttgtggtcagcggctcaatgtccaagtgcagACCAGTGACAAATGGCGTTCCTCAGGtatcggtactgggaccggcactgttcaacatctttgttggcgacatggacagctggatcgagtgcaccctcaggaagtttgccgacgacaccaagccttgtggtgtggttgacacagtggagggaagggatgccatccggagggaccttgacaggcaggagaggtgggcccgtgtgaacctcatgaaggccaagtgcaaggtcctgcacatggggcagtgcaatcccaagcacgactataggctgggcgagaaatggattgagagcagccctgaggagaaggacttgggggtattgattgatgagaagctcaccatgagctggcagtgtgcgcctgcagcccagaaagccaaccatgtcctgggctgcatcaaaagcagcgtgaccagcaggttgagggaggggactctgtcactctactccactcttgtgagaccccacctggagcactgcgtccagctctgggggccccagtacaggagagatatcgagctgttggagagagtccagaggagggccacaaagatgatcagagggatggagcacctctcctgtgaggacaggctgagacagctgggcttgttcagcctggagaaaaggcggctccagggagatcgAATTGTGCCTTACCAGTTTCCGAAGGGgaaaagatggtgagggactgtttatgagggagtgtagtgacaggacaaggggtaatgggttcaagctgaaggagggtcgctttagattagatgttagaaagaaattctttactgtgagagtggtgaggccctggaacaggttgcccagagaggttgtggatgccccctccctggaagtgtttaagaccaggttggatgaggctttgggcaatgaggtctagtggagggtgtccctgcccacagcaggggggttggaactagatgatctttaaggtcccctccaaccctaaccattctatgattctatgattctatgacttctgctttgcagtgacaaaaGCCAAGGAATGAATATGCTGACCAGGAATAAAGGGGCCCTGTCTCCAAGCAGGCAGAAGAAAGGCACAACTGAGTTTACTGGGCCATGTGGGATGGATGGCCTGACACATCAGCCCCATGGGAGTATAAAGGTCTGGGGACACCGGTGCGCATGTACTCTAACGCCATCAGATTAcaaaggggcagaacccatctgcaTTTCTGGAGTGATGGGAGGATCCCAAGAACTGTCTGTGttggaggctgaggaaagcctaactgggaaagagtggcaaaagcaccccgtTGGGACTGGTCCAGAAGCATCCTTGACGTAGACCACCTCCAGAGAGGGTACTTCAAACACCCAACAGGGTACCAATgggcttttggtatagctgccttgAGTACAGAGAAGATGTTTAGCCATTAGCTTGCCAGTCCCTCAGAGGatccttctgttgtggggttgctgcGGGTTCAAGAACAGCAAGTACCATTGGCCATgtgctgatccagactgcactagaAGAGGGTGAAGCTCCTGAGCACCTGCAGTCTATTGATGACATCATCGTGTGgggcaagacagaaaaggaagtgtttgagaaagggaaaagagggatctagattcttctgagagctggttttgccacacaataaaggaagagcaaaggaccTGCACAGGAGGTCCAGGATTTaggaacaaaatatgaagatggGCATTGTTATagcccaatggatgtgatccaTAAAATAACAGGTTTGTTGCCTCcacctaacaaaaaagaaacacaagctttcccaggtgttgtgggtttttggagaaGGCACATTCCAGGTTATAGTCTGATCATAAGCCCTCTCTGTCAAGTGACCCAGGagaagaacagctttgaatgggtcctgagcagcaacaagcctttgaacaaattagaCAAGAGATAGTTCGTGTGATAGCCATTGGGCCAGTCTAGACCGgaggagaagtgaaaaacatgctttacagcacagccagggaccaCGGCCCCACCTGaagcctctggcagaaagcacctggAGAGACTCAAGGTTGACCCCTGGGtttttggagtcggggatatggaggatccgaggcccactgcactccaactgaaaaaaaaaagatattggcagcatatgaagggctttgagccacttcagaaggagttggtactgaagcacaacCCATCTTGGCACCTCGATTGCCTGcactgggctggatgttcaaagggagggaaccctctctgcataatgaaactgatgctatgtggagtaaaGGGGTTGTGCTAATAACACAACAGGCTCGAATGGGAAACCTCGACTGCTCAGGAATCTTGGAAGTGaccatggactggccagaagacCAAAACTTTGTAGTGTCGCCAGAAGAGGacgtgacacgtgctgaagaggACACACCATGTcataaaccaccagaaaatgagaagcagtatgCCCTGTTTGCAGATGCGCCCTATCATATTATGGGAGCAAATctgaggtggaaggctgctggatGGAGTCCTACACGACGAGTCacagaaacagctgaaggagaaggtgaatcgagtcagtttgcagaggtgaaagccatccggctggctttagacattgctgagcGAAAAAATGGCCAGTCCTTTgtctctatactgactcatggacgGTGTGCACACtgagctgaggcaagaggaatcccacctcctgtgggtctgtggggtgcgtgggggagagctgaagcccactccagtctccagactactcaccagagaggagagacctgaTGGACACTGCTGAATCCCTGCCCTGCGTGGGGGGAAATGatccctgcctgtcactgctgcagtgtcctgcctggccatgggacagggagaggggttAAGGGAGGGGAACATTTCAACCTATCATAGACCACCATGCCATgggaggaaaaatcccacttctgaaaTCCATCTCTCCAGTGCTCAGAGAGGGACAGTCAGTGATGACTTCAGTCTGCGTCAGCCTACgctccccaggagagaccctgatgcctttgagaagcttcagccctggagccccagggacatctgcagggagtatgggaaggcagagaaagtgttgccctgggctggtcctctgctgctgagctgggccgGGCTCCTGGGacggagggagctcatggcaagtgggcagcactgcagagagacagctctgcccaggagcagctcctctgcaaagcacagcagggctgagggcactgcctgcaggcaccgaggggagaggagggaggagaagagaggttaaaggcagcctggggtgagaggatgctgagagctgatTCAAAGAGAACTCTTCACAGCCCCCTACGTGGTAAGTCTGtgtctgcagggaaaagcagctgtggttgCTGGAGGATCTCTTCAAGCTggtacatcccacagcctgtgGGACCTTCTGGGAGGATGtgtgcaggaggaaaatggCAGAATTCACTTGAAAGGAAGGAGTCTGTGCTTTGAGATTTCTCATCATTGTCAACGGGGTTGGCAGGGGGAGATGGgactttatttttgtgctctgGAGAAGGCACTGAGAGCCCAGTTCCCATTAGGacttgtctgagctgctccttagcccctgcacacagaggtgcccctgggcagtgcccggctgccaggaggggtctgcagggcagaggtgaGCACACAGCCGGTGGCATGGGCTCTGTGtgcacaggcagggaggagacctgagcacagaggaacagctcctggcagggacagctccaggcagcagagacatgggcagggagcgagaggcagctgttcccagaaatgctgtggaagGGAGGTTGGggcacctccctgccatcccctgcagtgcagacaccTTCCCCGGAGaaaccccctgctctgctctcccacccagcGGAGCCTCTGCCCTGAAGGTCACCTTCTCGGCAGCCTGACCCTTGAGGAGCGGATATTACCAAATACCCGAGTGCCTCCAtcggcagcagcactgtggcatttctctgggtttcccctcctgtctctgctccccttgATCGTATCACCAGGtttgctgggatgggggggtggggttcaGACGCAGCTCAGAGACCAGCCCTGTGGGTCTTGCCATGCAGATGTGTCCATGGGAATGAAGTGTCCAAGTCCCCGCCTAatgcctgggctgcaggggatacAAATGACCCGATTCTCCCTTCAGGACACCCCGTCTTTAGGacatttgcttctttccctgaGGGGTCTTGTTGGGATGcaggctgccctcccccagggcacagctctcccatGGCATCCCGGTGGTCTCCAGGAGCCCCGTGGAGAAGACCCCTCAGTGCTAAGGCCATGAAAACGCTGCTGGGTGGCTGCCTGCggacagctgcagagagccctctgtgttcctggctgggaggggagggctgagaTCCTGCTCAGGCAGAGTGAGACAGGCTGAGGGGGTTGGAGATGTGCACTTGGGAAATGgattcctctgctctcagcagtgcccagttCCTTTTGGGGGGAACGTCTGGTTGCGATCATCCTGCAGATcaaagaggtgccagcacagggcagctgagaCCAGGGCTGATGGACGGACTGGCTCTCCTCACTCATCACTAGGGGACAGTCCCTTTGCCTTTTGGGATGCACAAGGTTTCACTTGgagtgcagcagaaatgccagGGATTTCTGCCTGAAAAACACTCCTCAGGTGTAGTGGGACAACGCgaacagaataaacaaaataaaatcccatcagctctgctctgccatttGGTGAAATGGGAGCCACAATGTTGAAAATCTCTTTGAtatcctgtcctggtttcagctgggagggttgattttcttcatagtagctagtgtgggggtatgttttggatttgtgctggagacagcattgataatatagagatgtttttgttctatggacttatttttgagcagtgtttacacggggccaaggccttttctgcttcttgccctgccctgccagtgggatggctgggggtgcacaagaagttgggaggagacacagacaggacaggtgacccaaactgactgtggtgggttgaccctggctggaggccaggtgcccaccagagccactctctcactcccctcattcactagacaggggagaaaaggcataacgaaatgctcgcaggtcgagataaggacagggagagatcactcactaattgttgtcacgagcaaaacagaccgaacttagagagggaattcatctaatttattactaggcaaaacagagtagaggaatgagaaaataaaatcaactcttaaaacacttcccccaacccctcccatcttcccgggctcaacttcactcctggcttcaaacttccccccctcagcggcacagggggacggggagtgggggttacggtcagttcatctcacggtgtttctgccgcttcttcatcctcagggggaggactcctctcattgttcccctgctccagcatggagtccctctcacggggtgcagaccctcaggagcagactgctccagtgtggggtcccccacggggtcacaagtcctgccagcaaacctgccctggcgtgggctcccctcttcacaggtccaccagtccagcctggaacttgctccagcgttggcttcccatgggccacagcctccttcaggtgcatccacctgctccggcgtggggtcctctatgggctgcaggtggaatctctacaccccctcatccttcctccatgggctgcagggggacagcctgcttcaccatggtcttcaccacgggctgcagggggatctccgctccaGTACCTGGaacacctcctgcccctccttctgcactgaccttggtgtctgcagagtttcttacatcttctcactcctctctccagctgcaaaagccctctctctctaactgtttttcttcttcttaaatatgttatcccagaggcgctgattggcttggccttggccagcggcgggcccgtcagagccggctggcattggctctatcagacacagggggagcttctagcagcttctcacagaagccacccctgtagcccccccgccaccaaaaccctgccacgcaaacccaacacactgaccaaagggatattccataccatatgacgtcatgctcagtttataaggagcttgggggaagatGGCAGGGGGCGATGGCATTCGGagcgatggcatttgtcttcccaagtaaccgttatgcgtgacagagccctgctttcctggagatggctgaacacctgcctgcccatgggaagtggggaatgaattccttgctttgcttgtgcacgcagcttttgctttacctattgaaatgtctttatctcaacccgtgagttttctcactttaacttttccaattctctcccccatcggGATGGTGGgcagtgagtgagcggctgcgtggtgctcagctgctggctggggtaaaaccacgacataTCCCAAGTGGATTTAATCCTAAATCAGCCTGTGTTCCTATGGACCTatggctgtggggcagggctggctcctgcagagcccccagcagagccccctgctccctggggcagTCTCAGCCAGCACCAACCAGACCTCAGAAATGGGACCTGTGAAAGGTCTTCCTGAATAAGGAATAAGAAattcaatagatttttttcagagaaatatcTCTTATTGATGTCTTTTCCTCAATGAACAGGCTCCCATGCCCTGAGGGAccaaatgtccaacagcagctccatcactgagttcctcctcttggcattcgcagacacacgggagctgcagctcttgcacttctggctcttcctgggcatctacctggctgctctcctgggcaatggcctcatcatcactgccatagcctgccACCACCatctccacacccccatgtacttcttcctcctcaacctctccctcctcgacctgggctccatctccaccactgtccctaaagccatggccaattccctctgggacaccagggccatctcctacacaggatgtgctgcacaggtctttttctttttctttctgatgtcagcagagtTGTCCCTTCTCACAGTCATGtcctacgaccgctacgttgccatctgccaacccctgcactacgggaccctcctgggcagcagagcttgtgtccacatggcagcagctgcctggggcactgggtttctctatgctgtgctgcacacggccaatacattttctataccactctgccagggtaatgccctggaccagttcttctgtgaaatcccccagatcctcaagctctcctgctcagacacctacctcagggaagttgggcttattatattaagttgttttttagtttttgggtgttttgttttcattgtggtgtcctatgtgcagatcttcagggccgtgctgaggatcccctctgagcagggacggcacaaagccttttccacgtgcctccctcacctggctgtggtctccctgtttgtcacCACTGGCctatttgctcacctgaaacccccctccatgtcctccccatccctggacctggtggtggcagttctgtactcggtggtgcctccagcagtgaaccccctcatctacagcatgaggaaccaggagctcaaggaggccCTGAGGACACTAATCCAATGGACCTTGCACCACCAActgtaatttgtctccccttctctgcagagtgcccagggtatattttatgcatctcctcgggttttgttttttttttcccctgataatCATACTTAGAGGTAAATGCTTGTCTTCACAGCACTTCTcttgaggctctgtcctgttgtgtctgatccttgaagaaccatgtgtcaccttttgccttcctaatagcctctctgcaataaaaggggatctcctgagggaggtgtctgcagcctgggctctccttgatAGAGTTGTGGCTAAGAACAAGTGTGTTAgctttgcatggcaaggttttggtagtggggggctacaggggtggcttctgtgagaagctgctagaagcttcccctgtgtctgatagagccaatgccagccggctctgacgggcccgccgctggccaaggccaagccaatcagcgcctctgggataacatatttaagaagaagaaaaacagttagagagagagagcttttgcagctggagagaggagtgagaagatgtaagaaactctgcagacaccaaggtcagtgcagaaggagggggaggaggagctccaggcactggagcggagatccccctgcagcccgtggtgaagaccatggtgaagcaggctgtccccctgcagcccatggagaaaggatgagggggtgtagagattccacctgcagcccgtggaggaccccacgccggagcaggtggatgcacctgaaggaggctgtggcccgtgggaagcccacgctggagcaagttccaggccggacctgtggactcgtggagagaggagcccacgccagggcaggtttgctggcaggacttgtgacctcgtgggggaccccaagCTGGAGcggtttgctcctgaaggtctgcaccccgtgagagggactccatgctggagcaggggaacaatgagaggagtcctccccctgaggatgaagaagcggcagaaacatcgtgtgatgaactgaccgtaactcccattccccgtccccctgtgccgctgagggggggaagtttgaagccaggagtgaagttgagcccgggaagatgggaggggtggggggaggtgttttaagagttgattttatttctcattcctctactctgttttgcctagtaataaattagatgaattccctctctaagttcggtctgttttgctcgtgacggtaattagtgagtgatctctccctgtccttatctcgacccacaagcccTTCGTTACACCTTTTCatccctgtctagtgaatgaggggagtgagagagcggctttggtgggcacctggcctccagccagggtcaacccaccacagaggcCCAAAACTGACCACAGTATTCGAGGTccggcctcaccagagccgagtacaggggcacaatcccttccctactcctgctggccacactatttctgacacaagccaggatgttcttggccttcttggccacctgggcacactgctggctcatgttcagccagatATCAACCAACACCGCCAAGTCCTTTTCTGTcgagcagctttccagcccctcttccccaagcctgtagtgttgcctggggttgttgtgacccaagtgcaggacccagcactgagccttgttaaacctcatacagttggcctcagcccattgtCCCAattccctctgtagagccttcctgccctcaagcagatcaacactcctgcacagcttggtgtcatctgcaaacgtACTGAAGGCACAAtcaatcccctcgtccagatcattgataaagatattaaagagagctggccccagtactgagccctggggaacaccacttgtgacaggCCACCACCTAGaattaactccattcaccacaactctttgggcctggccaccCAGCCGGTTTTTAATCCAGTGAAGCACATgtccatccaagccatgagcagccagtttctccaggacaaTGCCCTGGGatatggtgtcaaaggctttactaaagtctaggtagacaacatccacagtcttgccctcatccactaagtgggtcaccttgtcatacaAGGAGATGAGGGTAATCAAgaaggacctgcctttcatgagcACATGGTGACTGAGCCTGATTGCTTATCCTGTGTGTGCTATGGGAGGGCACTCAAGATGATTTCATCCATAAATATAACAGGGATAAAAGGAGCCTTCGCATATAAACCTTTGTCTGGTCAATATGCTGGTCTGGACATGCCCTGCGCCTGAACTCAACTGTCTGATGTGTCCCCTCGTtcagctccctttctaactcTGTTCCTGGCTGGGGGGCTCTCTATGCTGTGTGCGTCCATGTGCAAGGAGCAGCTCTACGTGCCAGCAAGGGGAGTCAGACCAGCTGTCACAGAGGCCCACgtgtctgtgctgctggctgcggAGCGAGTGAGGTTACACGCGTCAGTGTGCAATTGGTGGTGAAGATGAAACTGGAGTCACTGGTGCAAAGGTGAAGTGACCTGGGAGCCAAGGCTGTGTGAGCCACTCCGCTGGTGAGACCATGGAGAGGCTGGTtctggaggagcaggggagttcagtgccagctgctgtAGACTCTGCAAGTTGAC
This window contains:
- the LOC129196942 gene encoding olfactory receptor 14A16-like, whose translation is MSNSSSITEFLLLAFADTRELQLLHFWLFLGIYLAALLGNGLIITAIACHHHLHTPMYFFLLNLSLLDLGSISTTVPKAMANSLWDTRAISYTGCAAQVFFFFFLMSAELSLLTVMSYDRYVAICQPLHYGTLLGSRACVHMAAAAWGTGFLYAVLHTANTFSIPLCQGNALDQFFCEIPQILKLSCSDTYLREVGLIILSCFLVFGCFVFIVVSYVQIFRAVLRIPSEQGRHKAFSTCLPHLAVVSLFVTTGLFAHLKPPSMSSPSLDLVVAVLYSVVPPAVNPLIYSMRNQELKEALRTLIQWTLHHQL